A genomic window from Caldicellulosiruptor kronotskyensis 2002 includes:
- a CDS encoding amidase domain-containing protein, whose translation MKRVLKCFSKFLMFLIVFTLTIWYNEIAKAGEVYEQENNNSFSTANTINFGDFVKGLIYQSTNPSQDKDYFKIYFRAGDIVAISFINAHELVDYNIYLYNSSQNLVASSTNPKGKNEFIQYTVPSSGNYYILVSSAYGHSGSHYYSLQLMRSSYNSGNTNTSYNRTAAKNYAIDNATYKNSYTCRGITFANFANYGGDCTNFASQVLFAGYMDMIYSTSSGIEGNVNYWFYRTSTNRTTTWTGANYFRQHWGNLDGAGRNRAYQMRIYPVWYALERYSSVVLGFLKEGDIVQHVRYDNCEAYHSQVIVSKTATDLLYAQHSTTPEYFYSGRSFREYLNKDTLPMNWVILYRISSN comes from the coding sequence ATGAAAAGGGTTTTAAAATGCTTCTCTAAATTTTTAATGTTTTTAATTGTATTTACATTAACAATTTGGTATAATGAGATTGCAAAAGCAGGGGAGGTATATGAACAAGAGAACAACAACAGCTTTTCAACAGCAAATACAATTAATTTTGGAGATTTTGTAAAAGGATTAATATATCAATCTACTAATCCATCGCAAGACAAAGATTATTTTAAGATTTATTTTAGAGCAGGGGACATAGTAGCAATAAGTTTTATTAATGCGCATGAGCTTGTAGATTACAACATATATTTATACAATTCATCACAGAATTTAGTAGCATCATCTACGAATCCAAAAGGTAAGAATGAATTTATTCAGTACACAGTTCCAAGTAGTGGGAATTATTATATTTTAGTATCAAGTGCGTATGGACATTCAGGTTCTCATTATTATTCTCTTCAATTAATGAGGTCATCATATAATTCGGGTAATACGAATACGAGCTACAACAGGACAGCAGCAAAGAATTATGCTATAGACAATGCAACGTATAAGAATAGTTATACATGCAGGGGTATTACGTTTGCTAATTTTGCGAACTATGGAGGAGATTGCACAAATTTTGCTTCACAGGTGCTGTTTGCGGGGTATATGGATATGATATATTCTACATCTTCGGGGATAGAAGGTAATGTTAACTACTGGTTTTACCGGACATCAACAAACCGAACTACAACGTGGACGGGTGCGAATTATTTTAGGCAGCACTGGGGCAATTTAGATGGTGCCGGAAGAAACAGAGCGTATCAGATGAGAATATATCCTGTATGGTATGCATTGGAGAGATATAGCAGTGTAGTATTAGGGTTTTTAAAAGAGGGGGATATTGTTCAACATGTACGATATGATAACTGCGAAGCTTATCATTCACAGGTAATAGTTAGTAAGACAGCAACAGATCTTTTGTACGCACAACATTCCACTACACCAGAGTATTTCTATTCTGGTAGGAGTTTTCGCGAGTACTTAAATAAAGACACATTACCCATGAACTGGGTAATCTTATATAGGATAAGTTCAAATTAG